The Deinococcus multiflagellatus genome contains the following window.
CCGTACACGGTGACCGTGCTGAGGTGCGCGCCACTCTTGGAGAACTCCTCGGCCACCTGCTTGGCGAGTTCGCGGGTGGGGGCCACCACGATGGCGCGCGGCAGGCGGGCGCGTTCACGGCTGGCTTCCAGCTTGGAGAGGATGGGCAGGGCAAAGGCCAGGGTCTTGCCGGTGCCGGTGCGGGCGCGGCCAATCAGGTCGCGGCCCTGCAGGGTGTGGGGAAGGCTGGCTTCCTGAATGGGGCTGGCTTCGGTGATGCCACGTTCGGCGAGACGCGCCGCGAGTTCGGGCGCAATCAGTTGATCAAAGTTCATTTGTCGTCCTTTCGGGAAAGTCCCCTGCAGAACTCCAAACGCCTTCAACCCTGAAAGCTCGTCCTTGAAAGTGGGGGCACTCTCCAGCCGCACAGGTAACTCCTGCGCGGCGCACGAAGAAAAATCATACAGGTCTAGGGGGAAGAATGCAAGCCGGACGGCGCGCCCATTCGTGGGCTGCTGATGACGGTCAACCCGTGAAAACGGCTGGGGCTCTGGCAGGTGGGCCAGCGCTTTGTTGCCCGCTCCTCTTGTTCCAGAGCGACAGACAACCGCTCCGGGCACCACGTCCCGGAGCGGTTCAAAGGATTAAACGGTCCCTTACAGCGCGAGGATGGCCGAGAAGTTGCCGCTCAGGCCGTCGGGGAAGAAGCCCCCGCTGGTCTTGGTGCCAGTCGTGTCGAGGAAGACGATGTTGGCCACCTGACGGGGCGTGCGGCTGAACGCAATGCCGTTGATGTCGGTGGGGACAATGTTGGCGCTGCGGGCCGGCACGTTGGGGTTCTGGTTGTTGGCGGCATTCGCGCTCAGGCCCTGGTCACGGTCGTCGCTGCCGTCCACAGCGTCGCGCAGGTTGCTGATGGCCTGCACCACCTGTTCCACCGTCAGGCCGGCGGCGGCCTGCTGGGTGCGGCGGTTGTACAGCTGCGTGCGCACCGAGCCCGAGTGGTAGGCCTCGACGGCCAGAATCCCGGCCGCGTTCTCCAGGTTACCGCCCGCGCTGTCGTCCACCAGCAGGCGCGCGGCGCCCTTGTAGGCCGTGACGCCCACGTCCTCGAAGATAAAGGCGCCGTGCAGAAAGAACAGCTCGTTGGCAAAAGGGTTGAAGTTGGTGATGACGCCGCCCGAGGCCGCGCTGCCAGCAGCCTGGAAGGCTGGGCCCAGGTCCAGGCGGGGCTGGGGTACGGCAACGCCGCCCAGCACCTTGCGAATCACCTTCACATGGGCGAGTTCGTCATCGGCGATCTCATGGGCCATCGCCAGCATGTCGCCGGTCAGGCCGGGGACGGCGACGCCGCCGCGGCCGGTAAAGCCAGCAGGCAGGATGACCTTGCTGGCGTCGCCCCCTGCATCGGTCAACTCATCGAGCCGCCCCACAGCCGCAAGATAAAAGGCCGCTTCCAGGTATTCGAGGTTCAGCGCAAAGTTGAAGATGGTGGCGTCCAGATTGGCCTTGGCCGGATGGGTGGCCAGGACATTGGTGCAGCCGCTCAGGACGGCGCCTGCGCCCATCAATCCGGCGGCGCCGAGGAACTTGCGGCGGGTGCTGTGGCCTGCGGTGCTGTTGTCACTGCTCATGGTGAAAACCTCCGGGAATGGGAACGGAACCAGAACGCTGGAACGAGGGTCAACCGTGGGCCCACCGCTGGGTGACCCCGTATGGGGCCGCGAGCGCGCGCTCGTTTGCCTTCACCGCAGGTGTATGCAGCCCCCGTTCGGTTGGATCAGCGGGTTTTCAGTTCATGAATAAGTGATGAATATCTGGGGCCGTGCCTGGGTGATTGGCGTCCTGTGCGGCCAGTTCAGACGGAGGCTGACCCAGAAGGGTGGCCTGGTGTGGGATCAGAACAGATCAGGACAGCCAGGCGCCCCGGACCCATGACCGGCCAGCCTCTGTTCGGGGCCAGAAAGGTCGCATAGCCCTGCACGGCGACGGCCCTTTGGGGGGCCAGGTTCCGCTCTCAATTCAGGGTCGGCGCCTCGGCCTGGGCGGGCCACTGGCCCCCCAGGGAAATCCATGCGCTGAGCAGGTCTTCTGGAGCCGGGGCGTGCAGGTGTAGGGCCTCGCCGGTTACCGGATGCGGCAGGGTCAGAAAGTGGGCGTGCAGCGCGTGGCGGGCGATCACGGCGCTCTCGCGGCCATACACGGGGTCACCCAGGATAGGACTGCCCAGATGCGCCAGATGCACCCGGATCTGGTGGGTGCGCCCGGTGCGCGGCTGGGCCCGCACCAGCGCCAGGGTGCGCCCGTGGCCGTCCGGGCAGCGCGCCAGCGGCGTAAAGAGCGTCTGGGCCTCGCGCGCATTGGCGCCGCCCACCGTCATGCGCTGGCGCTGCACCGGGTGGCGGCCAATGGGGGCGTCTACCCGCACCGCTTCCTCGGCGCGCCAGCCGCCAGCGGCAATGGCGAGGTACACCTTCTGGGTCTCGCGCGCCTTGAAGGCCTCGGCCAGTCGGGCGTGGGCGGCCACCGTCTTGGCCACCACGATCACGCCGCTGGTGTCGCGGTCCAGGCGGTGCACGATGCCGGGGCGGTAGCCGTCGGGGCCGTCAAAGCCGCCCTGCTGGGGCAGGCTCATGCGGCCCAGCAGGGCGTTGACCAGCGTGCCGGTGCTCACGCCCGGCGCGGGGTGCGTCACCATGCCGGGCGGCTTGTTGATGGCAATCAGGTGCTCGTCCTCGTACAGCACGTCCAGGGGCACCTGTTCGGGGCGCACCGTGGCGTCGGGGGGTGGCGGCGGAGAGACCAGCAGCGCCTCGCCGCCGCGCAGCTTCAGGCTGGGCTTGGTCACCGTCTGGCCGTCCACCTGCACATGCCCCCCCTCAATCCACCCGGCCACCTGCGAGCGGCTGGCGCCGCTAAGGCTGGCCACCACGGCGTCCAGGCGGCCCGGGGTGGCAGCAAACGGCAGGGCAGAGGCGGGGCCTTCGGTCACGGGGGGCAGTGTAGCGCCCGTCCCAAGCCCCCAGGTCCTGGGGTGCCCGGTGGGCGGCCAGGGCAGCTCATCTGGCCTTGAGGGGGCCTTGACCCCTGGCGGGGGCCATCATCCAGTCAGGGCCGCGCCGCATAAAGCTGATCAGGCCGGACCTCACCGAGGCCCCCGGCGCTTAACCAACCCTGAGGAGGTTGTTATGCCCAATCTTGGACCCGCTGAACTGATCGTGATTCTTCTGGTGGCGCTGGTGGTGTTTGGCCCGCGCAAGTTGCCCGAACTGGGCAAGAGCCTGGGCCACGGCCTGCGCGAATTCCGCCGCAGCACCCAGGGCCTGAAAGACGACCTGGCTATGGGTGCCCCAGCCACCGCGCCCATACCCACAGCGGCGCCGGCCGCCGTGCCCGTGGCGGCCCGCGAGATGGCTGTGGCGGAAGAGCCCAGAGGATAAAGCCCAGTTCATGAGCGCTCTGTAATGCTTGGGCTGTGTGCTGGCGCACTGCGCAGCGGGGTGGACCTGTTACTCTGACCGGGCTCTCATGACGCCCCTTTCCTCCGATCTGCCTGACGAGGCGCTTATCCACGCCATGGCCGGGCGGCAGGAAGAGGCGCTTCAGGAACTGCACCGCCGCTATGCCCGGCTGCTGTACGCCCTGGGCCGCCGCATGCTTCAGCAGCACGAGGATGTCGAAAGTTGCGTGCAAGACGCTTTTTTCAATGCGTGGCGACACGCGGGGCGCTTTGATCCGGCGCGGGCCAGTGCCAAGACGTGGCTGGTGAGCATTGCCCACCACCGCTTCTTGCAGGAACTGCGCGACCGCCCCGACACGCCGCTGGAACTGGAGGACTGGGACGCCCCCACGCGCAGCCCGGACCCCACCGACCGTCTGATGGCCGAGCAGGCTGTGGACGGTCTGGAGCCGCATCACCGCGAACTGGTGGAACTGGCGTACTACCGGGGGTTTACGCACAGCGAGCTGGCCATCCTGACGGGTTTGCCTGTGGGTACAGTAAAATCCCGGCTGCGCTCCGCGCTGGACCGCATGCGCGTCGCCCTGACGCGGGCCTCTGGTTCTTAAGCGCCCCACTCCATCCAAGAGAGTCCATACAAAGACAGGTGAACTGCTGTGAACGTCAACCGTGAAGATCTGGTCAGTCTGGCGCTGGGGCTGCTCAGTGCCGAGGAGGAAGCGCGCCTGCGCGCCGCCCTCGACGCTGATCCGGCCCTGCGGGCGGCGTACCGTGAGGACCTGGACACCCTACACCGCCTCCCCGACACCCTGCCCCCCGCCGAGGTGCCTGAGGGCGCCCTGGACCGCCTGATGGCCCGCGTTCGAGCGGAAGGGGAACAGGGGGGACCTGCTCCGCTGCCGCTTCAAGGGGAGGCTGACCCTGTGCCGGCCCAGGTGCCGCCCACCGCGCCCCGTCGTCGCCCCCTGGGGCCGGTGCTGGGAGGACTGGCGCTGGCGGCGGCTCTGGCAGCGGGCGTGCTCCT
Protein-coding sequences here:
- a CDS encoding ferritin-like domain-containing protein, with protein sequence MSSDNSTAGHSTRRKFLGAAGLMGAGAVLSGCTNVLATHPAKANLDATIFNFALNLEYLEAAFYLAAVGRLDELTDAGGDASKVILPAGFTGRGGVAVPGLTGDMLAMAHEIADDELAHVKVIRKVLGGVAVPQPRLDLGPAFQAAGSAASGGVITNFNPFANELFFLHGAFIFEDVGVTAYKGAARLLVDDSAGGNLENAAGILAVEAYHSGSVRTQLYNRRTQQAAAGLTVEQVVQAISNLRDAVDGSDDRDQGLSANAANNQNPNVPARSANIVPTDINGIAFSRTPRQVANIVFLDTTGTKTSGGFFPDGLSGNFSAILAL
- a CDS encoding RluA family pseudouridine synthase; translation: MTEGPASALPFAATPGRLDAVVASLSGASRSQVAGWIEGGHVQVDGQTVTKPSLKLRGGEALLVSPPPPPDATVRPEQVPLDVLYEDEHLIAINKPPGMVTHPAPGVSTGTLVNALLGRMSLPQQGGFDGPDGYRPGIVHRLDRDTSGVIVVAKTVAAHARLAEAFKARETQKVYLAIAAGGWRAEEAVRVDAPIGRHPVQRQRMTVGGANAREAQTLFTPLARCPDGHGRTLALVRAQPRTGRTHQIRVHLAHLGSPILGDPVYGRESAVIARHALHAHFLTLPHPVTGEALHLHAPAPEDLLSAWISLGGQWPAQAEAPTLN
- a CDS encoding twin-arginine translocase TatA/TatE family subunit, whose product is MPNLGPAELIVILLVALVVFGPRKLPELGKSLGHGLREFRRSTQGLKDDLAMGAPATAPIPTAAPAAVPVAAREMAVAEEPRG
- a CDS encoding sigma-70 family RNA polymerase sigma factor codes for the protein MTPLSSDLPDEALIHAMAGRQEEALQELHRRYARLLYALGRRMLQQHEDVESCVQDAFFNAWRHAGRFDPARASAKTWLVSIAHHRFLQELRDRPDTPLELEDWDAPTRSPDPTDRLMAEQAVDGLEPHHRELVELAYYRGFTHSELAILTGLPVGTVKSRLRSALDRMRVALTRASGS
- a CDS encoding anti-sigma factor translates to MNVNREDLVSLALGLLSAEEEARLRAALDADPALRAAYREDLDTLHRLPDTLPPAEVPEGALDRLMARVRAEGEQGGPAPLPLQGEADPVPAQVPPTAPRRRPLGPVLGGLALAAALAAGVLLLRPAPPADLLSEFRAVPGAVVTTLAREGAPAGQLVRLPDGRAYARLNSAPPEGRVYQLWRLENGQPVSAGVFSGQDIQWQGAAAGQTVAISVEPPGGSPQPTTTPLLVQQL